One genomic window of Staphylococcus hsinchuensis includes the following:
- a CDS encoding DUF2309 domain-containing protein yields MGVTTSDKQTNQFNTDTVYSYIDEAKNVIVPLSPISIFAARNPWSGLEHQRFDEVATMLWNARNVDIYPSAAIMLEAQAQGEINTEIVEDLTEQWLAQAQFTIPKNEAEQYVRKAITLESPSVTQKDQQHIETLLKKRSDLNETHHMRYQQKILVSQYLRAENGQPLNKIVDYHVIKWCKLYLDDAQAGWTMPNRECGLFYAWRHLAQHDPALTKQQRDRIKQLSDNPQEVIKMTLTQLDVPQDKVQGYFENHLLALPGWSGMMLWQEQNNNKESKLIEDYLALRLGLEWVFVAPNLPVERNTNQVVPEVVQAIIKWVNWSNFSIDQWFELTEAQQRQYLAFSAQFDDHQRRKLWLEAWEMTYKQQLQAQVEPETTDEVSRSVEQSSMSTITPQAQLAFCIDVRSEPFRRQIEAAGPFETIGIAGFFGLPIEKCELDAPHTHASLPVMNEPQHRIQEYTHEKQPHLFQQRKHTLESVTYTFKKMKQNVLPSLLLPELSGPWLTLQMLSRSFVPGRTGTLIRNFYKRWLRKPQDTALTLEHQPHQHDDELPVGFTQQEQINYAQQTLKMMDLTHDFAPLVVLCGHGSHSANNPYAASLDCGACGGAASGFNAKVLAQLCNLPEVRKGLVDHGIEIPEGTVFAAAEHHTSVDDLEWIYLPDLTEQAQTAFEQIQQALPDISKRANTQRLAQLPNHHITKKDPLKEANRLANDWSEIRPEWGLARNAAFIIGQRSLTEGTDLQGRVFLHNYDWEQDSDGALLANIIGGPATVAQWINLQYYASTVAPHYYGSGSKTTQTITAGIGVMQGNASDLMTGLPWQSVMKGDDKMYHAPIRLLIVVEAPHSFVKRLLQENEAFAQKLKNGWIQLASIDENKQWHDWPANSVS; encoded by the coding sequence ATGGGAGTAACGACAAGCGATAAACAGACAAATCAGTTTAATACGGACACAGTCTATTCTTATATTGATGAAGCTAAAAATGTCATCGTCCCTTTATCTCCCATTTCAATATTTGCAGCACGTAATCCGTGGTCTGGTTTAGAACATCAACGATTTGATGAAGTGGCTACGATGTTATGGAATGCACGTAACGTTGATATTTATCCTTCAGCAGCAATCATGTTAGAAGCTCAAGCACAAGGTGAAATTAATACCGAAATTGTTGAAGATTTAACAGAGCAGTGGTTAGCACAAGCGCAATTCACAATTCCTAAAAATGAGGCGGAACAATACGTTAGAAAAGCAATCACGTTAGAGTCTCCGTCAGTAACTCAAAAGGACCAACAACACATTGAAACTTTATTAAAGAAACGTTCAGATTTGAACGAAACACATCATATGAGGTATCAACAAAAGATTTTAGTAAGCCAATATTTGCGTGCCGAGAACGGCCAACCACTCAATAAAATAGTAGATTATCATGTAATTAAATGGTGTAAATTGTATTTGGATGATGCTCAAGCAGGCTGGACAATGCCAAATCGCGAGTGCGGGTTATTCTATGCATGGCGACATTTGGCACAACACGATCCTGCGTTGACGAAACAACAGCGCGACCGTATTAAACAGTTATCTGATAATCCACAAGAGGTTATCAAGATGACCCTCACACAACTTGATGTCCCTCAAGATAAAGTTCAAGGCTATTTCGAAAACCATCTCCTAGCCTTACCCGGATGGTCAGGTATGATGTTATGGCAAGAACAAAATAATAATAAAGAGTCCAAATTGATTGAGGATTATTTAGCACTACGTTTAGGGTTAGAATGGGTATTTGTAGCACCTAATTTACCTGTAGAACGCAATACAAATCAAGTGGTACCAGAGGTCGTGCAAGCGATTATAAAATGGGTGAACTGGAGTAATTTCTCAATAGATCAATGGTTCGAGCTTACAGAAGCACAGCAACGACAATATTTAGCGTTCAGCGCTCAATTTGATGACCATCAACGCCGTAAACTATGGCTTGAAGCTTGGGAAATGACGTACAAACAACAATTGCAAGCACAAGTGGAGCCTGAAACTACAGATGAAGTTTCTCGTTCAGTAGAGCAATCATCTATGAGCACCATCACACCTCAAGCGCAACTCGCTTTCTGTATCGACGTGCGTTCAGAACCATTTCGCCGCCAGATTGAAGCGGCTGGGCCATTCGAAACGATTGGGATAGCAGGTTTCTTTGGATTGCCTATTGAAAAGTGTGAACTCGATGCACCGCATACACATGCATCGTTACCCGTGATGAACGAACCGCAACATCGTATTCAAGAATATACACACGAAAAACAACCGCACCTCTTTCAGCAACGTAAACATACTTTAGAGTCGGTCACGTATACGTTTAAGAAAATGAAACAAAATGTCTTACCGAGCTTACTCTTACCAGAATTGAGCGGTCCATGGTTAACGCTACAAATGTTATCACGTAGCTTTGTACCTGGACGCACTGGCACTTTAATTAGAAATTTCTATAAAAGGTGGCTACGTAAACCACAAGATACGGCATTAACACTCGAGCATCAGCCTCATCAACACGATGATGAGTTGCCAGTTGGATTTACTCAGCAAGAGCAGATTAATTATGCACAACAAACTTTAAAAATGATGGATCTAACACACGATTTTGCGCCACTCGTGGTGCTGTGTGGTCATGGTAGTCATAGTGCAAACAATCCCTATGCTGCCTCTTTAGATTGTGGTGCTTGTGGTGGTGCGGCAAGTGGCTTTAATGCGAAAGTACTGGCACAATTGTGTAATTTACCAGAAGTTCGCAAAGGTTTAGTTGACCACGGTATTGAGATTCCTGAAGGTACTGTGTTTGCGGCAGCTGAACATCATACTTCGGTTGACGATTTAGAATGGATTTATTTACCAGATCTAACAGAACAAGCACAAACAGCATTTGAACAAATTCAACAAGCTTTACCTGATATTAGTAAGCGTGCAAATACGCAACGACTGGCACAATTGCCGAACCATCATATAACAAAGAAAGATCCACTTAAAGAGGCCAACCGTCTCGCAAATGACTGGAGTGAAATTAGACCAGAATGGGGCCTTGCAAGGAATGCTGCATTTATTATTGGACAACGTAGTCTAACTGAAGGTACAGATCTTCAAGGACGCGTATTCTTGCATAACTATGATTGGGAGCAAGATTCAGATGGTGCGTTACTGGCTAATATTATCGGAGGTCCTGCAACTGTTGCACAGTGGATTAACTTGCAATATTACGCTTCAACTGTGGCACCACATTATTACGGTAGTGGTAGTAAAACAACGCAAACAATTACTGCTGGTATTGGTGTAATGCAAGGTAATGCAAGTGATTTAATGACAGGTCTGCCTTGGCAATCAGTAATGAAAGGCGACGATAAAATGTATCACGCCCCAATAAGGTTGCTTATCGTGGTTGAAGCACCTCATTCATTTGTTAAACGTTTACTACAAGAAAATGAAGCATTTGCTCAAAAGTTAAAAAATGGTTGGATTCAACTAGCAAGTATTGATGAAAATAAACAATGGCATGATTGGCCTGCTAACTCAGTTTCATAA
- a CDS encoding DUF2294 domain-containing protein produces the protein MKKTKGTYESEISKAITQWEKDYLGRGSLSVKTDIVRDMIIVNLQGILTQAEYKVCETNEGLLTIKCTRSKLVESGLDALYDIIDSTTGAEVKSFHTDLSSRTGERVMIFKLTDDLAKQLND, from the coding sequence ATGAAAAAGACCAAAGGTACATATGAATCCGAGATTAGTAAGGCGATCACGCAATGGGAAAAAGACTACTTAGGGCGAGGTTCCCTATCTGTGAAGACCGATATTGTACGTGACATGATTATCGTCAATTTACAAGGGATTTTAACGCAAGCCGAATACAAAGTATGCGAAACAAATGAAGGCTTATTAACGATTAAATGTACACGTTCAAAACTTGTAGAATCCGGGTTAGATGCATTATACGATATCATTGATTCCACTACAGGTGCTGAAGTCAAAAGTTTTCACACCGATTTAAGTTCGAGAACGGGTGAACGTGTGATGATATTTAAATTGACAGATGATTTAGCTAAACAATTGAATGACTAA
- a CDS encoding mechanosensitive ion channel family protein codes for MKQVQNIINSLIEPLTKPETYQTLISNLIMIVIYIIVAWIVLFFVNKAIAQFFKIQNKGRNGNKKRSKTLVSLIQNVVSYVVWFIVLTTILSKFGISVEGIIASAGVVGLAVGFGAQTVVKDVITGFFIIFENQFDVGDYVKINSGGTTVAEGTVTSIGLRSTRIKTVTGELTTLPNGSMGEITNYSVTNGEALVEIPVSIGEDIDYVEEVLNEHFEALRSKYYLFISNPKVLGISRITRDEMIVTISAETIPGEGFAAGRILRKEILKLFKAKDVKVPQPVMLQYDSNQQP; via the coding sequence TTGAAACAAGTTCAAAACATCATAAATTCATTAATAGAACCTTTAACAAAACCAGAAACATATCAAACATTAATTTCAAATTTAATTATGATAGTCATTTATATCATTGTTGCTTGGATCGTATTGTTTTTCGTCAATAAAGCAATTGCACAATTTTTCAAGATCCAAAACAAAGGTAGAAATGGTAATAAAAAACGTTCAAAAACATTAGTATCACTTATTCAAAATGTCGTATCATATGTGGTATGGTTTATAGTGTTAACTACAATTCTTAGCAAATTTGGTATCAGCGTAGAAGGCATTATAGCCAGTGCAGGAGTTGTAGGATTAGCAGTCGGTTTCGGTGCACAAACGGTCGTTAAAGATGTCATTACTGGTTTCTTTATCATTTTTGAAAATCAATTTGACGTTGGCGATTATGTTAAAATAAATAGCGGTGGGACAACTGTGGCAGAAGGTACTGTCACATCAATCGGTTTACGCTCAACACGCATCAAAACGGTAACCGGCGAATTAACGACTTTACCGAATGGTAGCATGGGTGAGATTACGAACTATTCAGTAACAAACGGGGAAGCACTAGTTGAAATTCCAGTTTCAATCGGTGAAGATATCGATTATGTTGAAGAGGTATTAAATGAACATTTTGAAGCATTACGTTCGAAATATTATTTATTTATTTCAAACCCTAAAGTGCTTGGTATCAGTCGCATTACGCGTGACGAAATGATTGTAACGATATCAGCTGAAACGATTCCAGGAGAAGGTTTCGCGGCTGGACGTATTTTAAGAAAAGAGATACTCAAACTATTTAAAGCGAAAGATGTAAAGGTACCTCAACCTGTTATGTTACAATATGATTCCAATCAACAACCTTAA
- a CDS encoding DUF951 domain-containing protein produces the protein MTSEYGLNDIVEMKKQHACGTNRFKIIRLGADIRIKCENCHRSIMLPRQTFNKKLKKIIVSQQDTDNKEND, from the coding sequence ATTACATCAGAATACGGTTTAAATGATATTGTAGAGATGAAGAAGCAACACGCTTGTGGGACGAATCGCTTTAAGATTATTCGTTTAGGTGCAGATATCCGAATCAAATGTGAAAATTGTCACCGTAGCATCATGCTTCCGAGACAAACTTTCAATAAAAAACTAAAAAAAATAATAGTATCTCAACAAGATACTGATAATAAGGAGAATGACTAA
- the ychF gene encoding redox-regulated ATPase YchF: MALTAGIVGLPNVGKSTLFNAITKAGALAANYPFATIDPNVGIVEVPDHRLNVLTEMVEPKKTVPTTFEFTDIAGIVKGASKGEGLGNKFLSHIREVDAICQVVRAFDDDNVTHVSGRVDPVDDIEVINMELVLADLESVEKRLPKIEKMARQKDKDAINEQRILSRIKEALEEGTPVRGLEFTEEDQKYVNQAHLLTSKEMLYIANVGEDEINDEDNDKVKAIREYASKEDSEVIVISAKIEEEIATLDDEDKEMFLEDLGIEEPGLDRLIKTTYDLLGLATYFTAGVEEVRAWTFIKGMTAPQCAGIIHTDFERGFIRAEVTSYDDYVEYNGENGAKEAGKQRLEGKEYIMKDGDVVHFRFNV, encoded by the coding sequence ATGGCTTTAACAGCAGGTATTGTCGGCTTACCTAACGTAGGTAAGTCTACGCTATTCAATGCAATCACTAAAGCGGGTGCGCTCGCTGCGAACTATCCATTCGCGACGATAGATCCGAACGTCGGCATTGTAGAAGTGCCAGATCATAGATTAAATGTATTAACAGAAATGGTAGAACCTAAGAAAACAGTACCAACAACATTCGAATTTACAGATATTGCAGGTATTGTAAAGGGTGCATCAAAAGGTGAAGGATTAGGTAACAAGTTCTTATCACATATCCGTGAAGTTGATGCGATTTGCCAAGTAGTACGTGCATTTGATGATGATAATGTTACACACGTATCAGGTCGTGTAGATCCAGTCGACGATATCGAAGTTATCAACATGGAATTAGTACTCGCTGATTTAGAATCTGTAGAAAAACGTTTACCTAAAATTGAAAAAATGGCGAGACAAAAAGATAAAGATGCGATTAATGAGCAACGCATTTTATCAAGAATTAAAGAAGCATTAGAGGAAGGTACGCCTGTAAGAGGATTAGAGTTTACTGAAGAAGACCAAAAATATGTAAACCAAGCCCACTTATTAACTTCTAAAGAAATGTTATACATTGCGAATGTTGGCGAAGATGAAATTAATGACGAAGACAATGACAAAGTTAAAGCTATTCGTGAATATGCAAGCAAAGAAGATTCAGAAGTCATCGTAATTAGTGCGAAGATTGAAGAAGAAATCGCAACTTTAGATGATGAAGATAAAGAAATGTTCCTAGAAGATTTAGGCATTGAAGAACCTGGTTTAGATCGCTTAATCAAAACAACTTACGATTTATTAGGTTTAGCGACATACTTCACAGCAGGTGTTGAAGAAGTGCGTGCATGGACATTTATTAAAGGAATGACTGCGCCACAATGTGCGGGAATCATCCATACTGACTTTGAACGCGGATTTATTCGTGCCGAAGTAACGAGCTATGATGACTACGTTGAATATAATGGTGAAAATGGAGCCAAAGAAGCGGGTAAACAACGCTTAGAAGGTAAAGAATACATCATGAAAGATGGCGACGTCGTTCATTTCAGATTTAACGTTTAA
- a CDS encoding GH25 family lysozyme, with protein MVSTFKKSLVSMSVLFISSLTIHNANAAEESTSEKGTMGYGYQQYVKKHPEAKTKSPQLKSEAGTTANGDRVLDISEWQGQLTAQQVKELKENYDFIIIRAQYGSAKVDAALAHNSALLDQYGMKFGVYSYSMYTNPQDARNEARILYNRAPKASFYVNDFEQNNVTSGGVNESTSAWYDEMKGLAGDKKVLLYSYENFMRQNLTQTVSDYDGFWLANYNPDRPTREHVLWQYTSKYHSPELNQDVDANYTGPNVNTDWFTS; from the coding sequence ATGGTTTCTACTTTTAAGAAAAGCCTCGTCTCTATGAGTGTGTTATTCATATCATCTTTGACGATACATAATGCCAATGCCGCTGAAGAATCAACGAGTGAAAAAGGTACAATGGGATATGGTTACCAACAATATGTTAAAAAACATCCCGAAGCTAAGACAAAATCACCTCAACTTAAATCTGAAGCTGGTACAACAGCAAATGGTGACCGTGTGTTAGACATATCTGAATGGCAAGGCCAGCTCACTGCACAACAAGTCAAAGAATTAAAAGAAAACTATGACTTTATTATTATCCGTGCGCAATACGGTTCAGCAAAAGTTGATGCAGCACTTGCACATAACTCAGCTTTATTAGATCAATATGGTATGAAATTCGGTGTTTATTCTTATAGTATGTACACAAACCCGCAAGATGCACGTAACGAAGCACGTATCTTATATAACCGTGCACCTAAAGCAAGCTTCTACGTTAATGATTTCGAACAAAATAATGTCACAAGCGGTGGCGTAAACGAAAGTACTTCTGCTTGGTATGACGAAATGAAAGGTTTAGCTGGAGATAAAAAAGTCTTATTATATTCTTATGAAAACTTCATGCGTCAAAACCTTACACAAACAGTTAGTGATTATGATGGTTTCTGGTTAGCTAATTACAACCCAGATCGCCCAACACGTGAACATGTCTTATGGCAATACACAAGTAAATATCATTCACCAGAACTTAACCAAGATGTAGACGCTAACTACACTGGTCCAAACGTAAACACTGATTGGTTTACTTCTTAA
- the rpsF gene encoding 30S ribosomal protein S6, whose amino-acid sequence MRTYEVMYIVRPNMEEDAKKALVERFNGILASHGSEVLEEKDWGKRRLAYEIEDFTEGYYNIVRIQTSDNEATDEFQRLAKINDDILRYIVIREDEDKTRK is encoded by the coding sequence ATGAGAACATATGAAGTGATGTACATCGTTCGTCCAAATATGGAAGAAGATGCTAAAAAAGCATTAGTTGAACGTTTCAACGGCATCCTAGCTTCACACGGTTCAGAAGTTTTAGAAGAAAAAGACTGGGGTAAACGCCGTCTTGCTTATGAAATTGAAGACTTCACTGAAGGTTACTACAACATCGTACGTATCCAAACAAGTGACAATGAAGCTACTGATGAATTCCAACGTTTAGCTAAGATCAACGACGATATTCTTCGTTATATCGTTATTCGTGAAGACGAAGATAAAACAAGAAAATAG
- the ssb gene encoding single-stranded DNA-binding protein — translation MINRVVLVGRLTKDPEYRTTPSGVSVATFTLAVNRTFTNAQGEREADFINCVVFRKQAENVNNYLFKGSLAGVDGRIQSRSYENQEGRRIFVTEVVCDSVQFLEPKNQNQRHSQDGNNNFQDFGQGFGGQQSGQNASYQNNNNSSNQNNQSDNPFANANGPIDISDDDLPF, via the coding sequence ATGATAAATAGAGTTGTTTTAGTCGGTCGTTTAACAAAGGATCCAGAATATAGAACAACACCCTCAGGCGTGAGTGTTGCGACTTTTACCCTTGCGGTAAATCGTACGTTTACAAATGCGCAAGGGGAACGCGAAGCTGATTTCATTAACTGTGTCGTTTTTAGAAAGCAAGCAGAAAATGTAAATAACTATTTATTCAAAGGTAGTTTAGCAGGCGTCGATGGTCGCATCCAATCACGTAGTTATGAAAATCAAGAAGGTCGTCGTATTTTTGTCACTGAAGTTGTTTGTGATAGTGTTCAATTCCTTGAACCTAAAAATCAAAACCAACGCCATTCACAAGATGGAAACAACAATTTCCAAGACTTTGGACAAGGCTTTGGCGGACAACAATCAGGTCAAAATGCTTCTTATCAAAACAATAACAATTCATCTAACCAAAATAATCAATCAGACAACCCATTTGCGAATGCAAACGGTCCGATTGATATTAGTGATGATGACTTACCATTCTAA
- the rpsR gene encoding 30S ribosomal protein S18: MAGGPRRGGRRRKKVCYFTANGITHIDYKDTELLKRFISERGKILPRRVTGTSAKYQRMLTLAIKRARHMALLPYVKEDQ; the protein is encoded by the coding sequence ATGGCAGGTGGACCAAGAAGAGGCGGACGTCGCCGTAAAAAAGTTTGCTACTTCACAGCAAACGGAATCACACACATCGATTATAAAGACACTGAGTTATTAAAACGTTTTATCTCAGAACGCGGTAAGATTTTACCACGTCGTGTAACTGGTACTTCAGCTAAATATCAACGTATGTTAACTTTAGCTATCAAACGTGCTCGTCACATGGCATTATTACCATATGTTAAAGAAGATCAATAA
- a CDS encoding VraH family peptide resistance protein, with translation MSIKEYIQQTKENLLKMELKSKSFVIMVISIILLSMIFTPLIGIPAGLFIGSYVQSNS, from the coding sequence ATGAGCATCAAAGAGTACATACAACAAACCAAAGAGAATTTATTAAAAATGGAGTTAAAATCAAAAAGTTTTGTAATAATGGTTATATCTATAATTTTATTGAGTATGATATTTACACCTCTTATAGGCATACCCGCAGGCTTATTTATCGGGTCATATGTGCAGTCAAATTCTTAA
- a CDS encoding poly-gamma-glutamate hydrolase family protein: MNHIFKNVIYYLTMLVIVGIILSALYFLYVWRNDQPINHDYYESFKDMKAHTKEYRDWKINTTSSNNNDILITAIHGGGIEPGSSELAKLISKKGDFNLYSFEGLLKSDNQKLHITSTTFDEPKLIKMSKKSKTIVSVHGLDEDKKVVYIGGQDKGLAKSIKNALEKKGFNVEDSPNYVNGDSKHNIINQNGSGSGVQLEISTKYRQQFFENKDFSRSTRENVHDYNKTIFKFANAVTKGIKDNKTQQKSSPFDFFKNLFQ, translated from the coding sequence ATGAATCATATATTTAAAAACGTTATTTATTATTTAACGATGCTAGTGATTGTAGGCATCATATTATCCGCTTTATATTTTTTGTATGTCTGGCGTAACGATCAACCAATTAACCACGATTATTATGAAAGCTTTAAAGACATGAAAGCTCATACGAAAGAGTACCGTGATTGGAAAATCAATACAACTTCTTCTAACAATAACGACATACTGATAACGGCAATTCACGGTGGCGGTATCGAACCGGGAAGTTCAGAATTAGCGAAACTTATCTCAAAAAAAGGTGACTTTAATCTTTACAGTTTTGAAGGTTTATTAAAGTCAGATAACCAAAAACTACACATCACGTCTACTACATTTGACGAACCCAAACTGATAAAGATGAGTAAAAAATCAAAAACAATTGTTTCCGTCCACGGCTTAGATGAAGATAAAAAGGTTGTATACATTGGTGGTCAAGACAAAGGATTGGCTAAGTCCATTAAAAATGCACTCGAGAAAAAAGGATTTAACGTTGAAGATAGCCCAAATTATGTAAATGGTGATTCTAAACACAACATTATTAATCAAAACGGATCAGGCTCTGGTGTACAATTAGAAATTTCAACAAAATATCGCCAACAGTTCTTCGAAAACAAAGATTTCTCACGTTCCACTAGAGAAAACGTTCATGATTACAATAAAACTATCTTTAAATTCGCAAATGCAGTTACTAAAGGGATTAAAGACAACAAAACACAACAGAAATCATCTCCATTCGATTTCTTTAAAAACTTATTTCAGTAG